Genomic window (Leisingera methylohalidivorans DSM 14336):
TGGCCTATGGCCCCCCGGCGCATCAGCACGCGCTGGCCGTTGTCCGCCCAGTTCACCCGCCAGACCTCGACCTCCGCATTGTCCCATCGGCCGTCGAGAATGTCGGTCTCGGTGATCCGGTCCGAGGTCAGCACCCCTTCGGCGTCCTGCGCGTCCACTGACAGGTCCGAGCCTGAGCGGGCCTCGGACGCCGTCAGCCCGCTCTCGGGCTCGAACTCCGTGCCGTCGAAGCTGAGCGTTCGGTCGTGATCGGTGAAGCCGAAGGTGACGCCATCGGCCCGCGTAATCCGCCAGCACCAGGCGAGCGTGGTCGTGCCGTCGTCGAGATGGGCCTGCAGGTCGGTGGTGATGCTTTTCATCGGCGGAGTTCCAGAAGTGGGATGGAGGTGATCGAGCCGAGGCGTTCGAGGTCGAGGGTCACGTCGAGCGCGTCGGTGTCGAAGCGGACGGGCACGTCGAATGCGAAGCCCGCGGCGATGGCGACGCCGTCGGCGGGCGCAGTGTCGAAGGTGACGACACCGGTGGTGGTGTCGACCGACCAGCCGGAGGGCTGCTCCACCCCGCCGAGCGCGATGCGCACGGTTCCCGCCACCGGCTTGGCGATGGGGCGCGTCCAGGACTGCGCGCCGGAGACATAGCGCTTCACCAGCTCGAATGCGGTGGTCGTGCCATCGCCGATGCCAATCGCCTGATCGTTTGGTGCTGGC
Coding sequences:
- a CDS encoding DUF2460 domain-containing protein, which gives rise to MAFHEVRFPDNISRGARGGAERRTQIVELASGDEERNATWANSRRRYDVAFGIRRADDLAAVVAFFEARNGRLHGFRFKDWGDHKSCPPSGTPAPNDQAIGIGDGTTTAFELVKRYVSGAQSWTRPIAKPVAGTVRIALGGVEQPSGWSVDTTTGVVTFDTAPADGVAIAAGFAFDVPVRFDTDALDVTLDLERLGSITSIPLLELRR